In Dehalogenimonas etheniformans, one genomic interval encodes:
- a CDS encoding cobalamin biosynthesis protein, giving the protein MDIILILLIALLVEFTLGDPPNAIHPVAWIGRAISFFERLGFIGGKTYQFVYGAVVTIGLTAVVTSAVLFLVALLKDINYVLYVVVAGILLKMTFSFVYLRKTALHIKGLIEKDETIDQARFELRALVSRNTSKLSRPYLVSATVESVSESLCDSLVSPLFFFVVFSLFGPYGLAAAFGFRVVSTYDSMIGYHGKYEYLGKFPARLDDVLNYIPARISALMVIAAAWITKMGARRTWNIAKVDHSKTESPNAGWPMAAAAAALRVQFEKIDHYRLGRAERPMTPEVIDDSLRLINSATWIWVIICFAAGGLIYALAKA; this is encoded by the coding sequence TTGGACATAATCCTGATACTTCTCATCGCCCTATTGGTAGAGTTCACCCTCGGCGATCCACCGAATGCTATACATCCTGTAGCCTGGATAGGTAGGGCAATCTCTTTTTTCGAACGTTTGGGATTTATTGGCGGCAAGACTTATCAATTCGTCTACGGAGCGGTCGTGACCATCGGACTTACTGCGGTTGTGACCTCCGCCGTCTTATTCCTCGTAGCCTTGCTTAAGGATATCAACTATGTTTTGTACGTGGTAGTGGCCGGCATTCTACTAAAAATGACTTTCAGCTTTGTATACCTTCGAAAAACCGCTCTGCACATAAAAGGTCTTATAGAAAAAGATGAAACAATTGACCAGGCCCGATTTGAACTAAGAGCACTTGTCAGCCGCAACACATCCAAGCTCTCTAGGCCATACCTGGTATCGGCCACTGTTGAATCGGTATCCGAAAGCCTGTGCGATAGCCTGGTTTCGCCTCTGTTTTTCTTCGTAGTTTTCAGTCTGTTTGGGCCGTACGGTTTGGCTGCCGCCTTCGGTTTTCGAGTCGTATCAACTTATGACAGCATGATCGGCTACCATGGGAAATACGAATATCTAGGTAAGTTTCCAGCACGGCTGGACGATGTTCTCAATTACATCCCCGCCAGAATCTCCGCCTTGATGGTTATAGCGGCCGCCTGGATCACCAAAATGGGCGCCAGACGCACCTGGAACATCGCCAAGGTCGACCATTCAAAGACCGAAAGCCCGAATGCAGGGTGGCCTATGGCGGCCGCAGCAGCGGCGCTTCGGGTACAATTTGAGAAGATCGACCATTATCGGCTGGGAAGAGCTGAAAGACCAATGACACCGGAAGTCATAGACGATTCCTTACGACTCATCAACAGCGCCACCTGGATATGGGTCATTATCTGCTTTGCCGCGGGAGGACTGATTTATGCCCTCGCCAAGGCCTGA
- a CDS encoding adenosylcobinamide amidohydrolase, whose protein sequence is MTSNVHSEILGCFHDITAEVVYHHIWNVPSNALLLHLPEPQRTLSGLQGYRRVRVVANCHIPPPLWMKLHDASVDWRDYYRKILKANSCGRILSLDNATMLSTGVPMPELAFREETDGDLWAMAFVTAGVEGNALRVGVDTGRHHRPIGTINTIVFSSCELTQAAMAASFITITEAKVVALEDLGIKSTYNPALQATGTGTDQIVVVSGKTAKCTYVSGHTKIGGLMARAVTAATKEAIAKRRKALNS, encoded by the coding sequence ATGACATCCAACGTTCACTCGGAAATACTCGGTTGCTTCCATGATATTACAGCCGAAGTTGTCTATCATCATATCTGGAACGTTCCTTCGAACGCTCTGCTACTGCATTTGCCGGAACCACAAAGAACGCTTTCCGGTTTGCAAGGATACAGGCGCGTAAGGGTAGTGGCCAATTGCCACATCCCTCCACCCCTCTGGATGAAACTCCATGATGCGAGCGTAGACTGGCGCGATTATTACCGCAAAATATTAAAAGCGAATTCTTGCGGCCGAATCCTTTCGCTAGACAATGCCACCATGCTTTCGACTGGGGTACCGATGCCGGAACTGGCTTTTCGCGAGGAGACCGATGGCGATTTATGGGCAATGGCTTTTGTTACCGCCGGAGTCGAGGGCAATGCACTCAGAGTAGGAGTAGACACGGGACGTCATCACCGTCCGATAGGCACAATAAACACGATCGTATTCAGTTCGTGTGAATTAACCCAGGCAGCCATGGCGGCATCGTTCATTACGATAACCGAAGCCAAAGTAGTCGCTCTGGAAGATCTTGGCATAAAAAGCACTTACAATCCTGCATTGCAGGCCACGGGTACCGGCACCGATCAAATCGTTGTTGTCTCCGGCAAGACTGCAAAGTGTACTTACGTCAGCGGACATACTAAAATAGGCGGGCTAATGGCTCGGGCGGTTACTGCCGCCACAAAAGAAGCCATTGCAAAACGACGCAAAGCCCTAAATAGTTAG
- a CDS encoding ABC transporter ATP-binding protein, which yields MLTLEMENITLAYGSKDVVRNMTFTAIPGEMVGLVGPNGSGKSTIIKALCHVLTPKRGRVLTNGHDIAHLSFKELAKTISVVPQTPVLPSAFTAFEIVLMGRNPHLGMFKYESKKDIDIAWEAMERCGVQQFADRHISELSGGEIQSVVIARALAQETEGILLDEPTANLDIGRQIEVLDLLKEECTNRHLTIIAAIHDLNLAAHYCEKLVLIKNGELYAFGTPRDVITTENICNVYGPGSYVHTHPLSGLPAVLPKVSNINGGEPCAIQGS from the coding sequence ATGTTAACCCTCGAGATGGAGAACATAACCCTTGCGTACGGAAGCAAAGACGTCGTGCGTAACATGACTTTTACCGCTATCCCGGGCGAAATGGTCGGTTTAGTCGGTCCCAATGGATCGGGAAAGTCGACCATCATCAAAGCCCTGTGCCATGTGTTGACTCCTAAAAGGGGGCGAGTACTCACCAATGGTCATGACATTGCGCACTTGTCGTTCAAGGAATTGGCCAAAACCATCAGCGTCGTGCCCCAGACTCCAGTTTTGCCAAGTGCCTTCACGGCTTTTGAAATTGTTCTGATGGGGCGTAATCCGCACCTGGGAATGTTCAAATACGAAAGCAAAAAGGATATCGATATCGCATGGGAGGCTATGGAGCGATGCGGGGTACAGCAATTTGCGGATAGACACATCTCAGAGTTATCAGGCGGTGAAATCCAGAGCGTGGTTATCGCTCGAGCTCTGGCGCAAGAAACCGAAGGCATATTGCTCGACGAACCAACGGCTAACCTGGACATCGGACGACAGATAGAAGTACTTGATCTGTTGAAAGAAGAGTGCACCAACCGGCATTTGACAATTATCGCAGCGATCCATGACCTCAATCTAGCGGCCCATTATTGCGAAAAACTGGTTCTCATCAAGAACGGCGAATTATATGCTTTCGGGACTCCTCGTGACGTCATTACGACCGAAAACATCTGCAACGTATACGGTCCGGGCAGTTATGTTCACACTCACCCACTGAGTGGACTACCTGCGGTGCTGCCTAAGGTCAGCAATATCAATGGAGGCGAACCGTGTGCCATCCAGGGATCATAA
- a CDS encoding FecCD family ABC transporter permease, which produces MVTDTLTEFKTKKAAPLLAVKWHTRFMTMGLLFLGLLLLAAFATTIGSVSVPFSSTLGIILDKLPLVNIDHTWSDPMETIITQIRLPRVVLAGAVGIALSVAGATYQGLFRNPLADPYLIGVAQGAALGAAIGFILPITFHNEAFSIIPVFAALGAILTVLVVYSIAKVGSSIPVTTLILGGVAVGSLLMALVNFVITISGDKIRGIVFWMMGSFSSAQWTDVEIALPVILLGSGFIFLFARSLNIIQLGEDQAKQLGVNIEKLKLMLLTVSTIITAAAVSFVGIIGFVGIIIPHAVRLIWGADYRFLLPLSALVGAIFLIGADILSRSIGSSEIPIGIITALCGAPFFMYLLRKKTKVLF; this is translated from the coding sequence ATGGTAACTGATACGCTGACCGAATTTAAAACAAAAAAAGCTGCACCTTTGCTGGCAGTCAAGTGGCATACTCGTTTTATGACGATGGGTTTGTTATTTTTAGGTTTACTACTCCTGGCAGCATTTGCTACCACCATCGGCAGTGTCAGCGTCCCTTTCAGTTCCACTCTAGGCATAATCCTCGATAAGTTGCCGTTGGTCAACATTGATCATACGTGGTCTGATCCGATGGAAACGATCATCACGCAGATCAGGTTACCGAGGGTAGTATTAGCTGGCGCGGTGGGTATAGCTTTATCAGTCGCGGGCGCAACTTACCAAGGACTGTTCCGAAATCCATTGGCAGATCCTTACCTTATTGGTGTGGCGCAAGGGGCGGCATTGGGAGCTGCAATCGGTTTTATCCTACCAATCACATTCCATAACGAAGCATTTAGCATTATCCCGGTATTCGCAGCCCTGGGAGCTATCCTCACGGTATTGGTGGTTTACAGCATCGCCAAAGTAGGATCTTCGATTCCTGTTACCACGCTTATTCTGGGCGGTGTGGCGGTAGGGTCGTTACTTATGGCGTTAGTGAACTTCGTCATCACAATCAGCGGCGATAAGATCCGAGGTATTGTCTTCTGGATGATGGGCAGCTTTTCATCGGCGCAGTGGACAGATGTTGAAATTGCCCTGCCGGTGATCTTACTGGGTAGCGGTTTCATCTTCCTTTTTGCCCGTTCTCTGAACATAATCCAACTTGGCGAAGACCAGGCGAAACAACTCGGCGTCAATATTGAAAAATTGAAATTAATGCTTCTGACCGTTTCGACGATCATAACCGCCGCCGCCGTGTCGTTCGTGGGTATCATAGGTTTTGTGGGTATCATTATCCCTCATGCAGTAAGGTTGATTTGGGGCGCCGATTACCGGTTCCTGTTGCCTTTATCAGCTCTGGTCGGGGCGATTTTCCTGATAGGAGCAGACATCTTGTCCCGGAGCATTGGTTCATCCGAAATCCCTATCGGTATTATCACTGCTTTGTGCGGAGCTCCATTTTTCATGTATCTTCTGCGAAAGAAGACCAAGGTGCTATTTTAA
- a CDS encoding ABC transporter substrate-binding protein, translating into MNSLIRKSSIPKLVTVSLLLASIMVLGLLPGCGNSVDNTTTPTTTPPVTTNYTVTFPLTVKDQTGQSFIFTKPATKIVSLSPGNTEIAFSIGLDANIIGDTTYCDYPAAATTKSKMGGFSDVNTELVINAQPDLILTSNIHVAKVVPQLKTLLPNTAIFTLDPRNLQDIMDAIILVGKITDHLKQATEEVAALQAKINSVTSKTQTLTTAQRPKVLYVLYPPSMTVGTDTPQYQLIVLAGGVSISPNSTGYPTMSIEDLVAANPDIIITSSMGTSGSARDQMLNNPQLKSINAIKNTKVFDIDGNILQRMGPRLADGLVAMAQVIHPEFGLK; encoded by the coding sequence ATGAATAGTTTAATAAGGAAAAGTTCTATTCCGAAACTGGTAACCGTATCGTTGCTGTTAGCTTCAATAATGGTCCTGGGATTGTTGCCAGGCTGCGGAAATTCTGTCGATAATACAACTACTCCTACAACAACGCCCCCCGTAACTACCAACTACACGGTAACATTCCCGCTGACTGTCAAGGATCAAACAGGCCAATCTTTCATATTTACCAAACCAGCTACAAAAATAGTCTCCTTGTCGCCTGGCAATACTGAAATTGCTTTTTCGATTGGCTTAGATGCGAATATTATAGGTGACACAACTTATTGTGATTATCCCGCGGCAGCAACTACCAAATCCAAGATGGGCGGCTTTTCCGACGTCAATACTGAATTGGTTATCAATGCTCAACCTGATTTAATCCTGACTTCAAATATTCACGTAGCTAAAGTCGTGCCCCAACTGAAAACCTTGCTTCCTAATACGGCGATATTTACGCTTGATCCCCGTAACTTGCAGGACATAATGGATGCCATTATCCTTGTCGGAAAGATCACCGATCACCTCAAACAAGCAACCGAAGAAGTCGCCGCGTTACAGGCTAAGATCAATTCGGTGACCTCAAAAACACAAACTCTCACAACCGCTCAGAGACCGAAGGTTCTATATGTACTTTATCCACCATCGATGACAGTCGGGACCGACACGCCACAATACCAACTGATTGTTCTGGCAGGCGGAGTCAGCATTTCTCCGAATTCAACTGGATACCCAACTATGTCTATTGAAGATCTAGTCGCTGCCAATCCTGACATAATAATTACCAGCAGTATGGGAACTTCCGGTTCAGCCAGGGATCAAATGCTGAATAATCCCCAACTAAAAAGTATCAATGCAATAAAAAATACCAAGGTGTTCGATATCGACGGGAATATCTTACAGAGAATGGGACCCCGCCTGGCAGACGGCCTAGTCGCCATGGCTCAGGTAATTCATCCTGAATTCGGGTTGAAATAA
- a CDS encoding radical SAM protein codes for MKVYHIAYEPSYGSVDIHIWTKCTLDCQACYTNWELYDFSLYDDATTEIMTRERTTPPDKFLSYNKVIELLKPLEIKYAVFMGTEAALDPEFPRLTKELHEKWHAYNILLTNGIVMPDLTDVDQVIFSIKAVSEDIYRKYTGRSNKPALKHFAEIAKMGKNLHAEVVLIPELIEAEEIEKVAKFVGSIDPNIPFRIDAYFPVPECPWRPASNQEVEHAAELAKKYMNKVTILTLDMKRVGDKAVRIF; via the coding sequence TTGAAGGTCTATCACATCGCTTACGAACCGTCATACGGATCGGTCGACATCCATATCTGGACCAAGTGCACACTCGATTGCCAGGCTTGCTATACCAATTGGGAGCTATACGATTTCAGCCTGTACGACGATGCTACAACTGAAATCATGACCAGAGAGCGCACAACTCCCCCAGATAAGTTTTTATCCTACAATAAGGTAATAGAACTCCTCAAGCCTTTGGAGATCAAATATGCCGTCTTTATGGGAACAGAGGCGGCGTTAGATCCTGAATTTCCGCGTCTGACGAAAGAGCTGCATGAGAAATGGCATGCTTATAACATTCTCCTAACAAATGGAATCGTCATGCCTGATTTGACTGATGTTGACCAGGTAATATTCAGCATCAAGGCTGTATCCGAGGATATTTACCGCAAGTACACCGGGAGATCGAACAAACCAGCCCTCAAACATTTCGCCGAGATTGCCAAAATGGGCAAGAACCTCCACGCCGAGGTGGTGTTAATCCCCGAACTCATCGAAGCCGAAGAGATCGAAAAGGTGGCCAAGTTCGTTGGTTCGATCGATCCAAATATTCCGTTCCGTATCGATGCTTATTTCCCTGTGCCGGAATGCCCTTGGCGACCTGCCAGCAACCAGGAAGTTGAACATGCTGCCGAACTGGCAAAGAAATACATGAATAAGGTGACTATTCTTACATTGGATATGAAGCGGGTGGGGGATAAAGCAGTTCGCATTTTCTAA
- a CDS encoding hydrogenase maturation protease, with protein sequence MEYVPDYYKKDLLILGVGNPLFGDDGFGPAVAEELSRRGRIPSFSEVMDVGTGVREILFDLIISPDRPKEIVIVDALDCGRQPGEIFLVKVDEVPKLKSHDFSLHLAPSLNLLQELRDNAHVNVTILATQPESIPEIVTAGLSKPIQQAVKDAADYIEKTYFEDKDATD encoded by the coding sequence ATGGAATACGTTCCGGATTACTACAAAAAAGATCTCCTGATTCTTGGGGTAGGTAATCCGCTCTTCGGAGATGATGGATTCGGCCCGGCTGTGGCGGAGGAACTCTCCCGCCGCGGCCGGATTCCGTCTTTTTCAGAGGTCATGGATGTTGGTACTGGTGTTAGAGAGATTCTTTTCGACCTCATTATTTCACCCGATCGCCCGAAGGAAATCGTAATTGTCGATGCACTAGATTGCGGGCGACAACCAGGTGAGATTTTCTTGGTCAAGGTCGATGAGGTTCCGAAACTCAAGAGCCACGACTTTTCTTTACACCTTGCACCTAGCTTGAACCTGTTGCAGGAATTGCGGGACAACGCCCATGTTAACGTCACGATACTCGCGACCCAGCCTGAGTCTATACCAGAAATAGTGACTGCCGGATTATCGAAGCCAATCCAACAAGCGGTAAAAGACGCCGCCGATTACATCGAGAAAACGTATTTCGAAGACAAAGACGCGACGGATTAA
- a CDS encoding Ni/Fe hydrogenase subunit alpha — MKEIVIQPVSRIEGGAKITIQLDDAGNVADTQVNVLELRGFERFCIGRPVEEMPRITTRICGVCPWSHHLASAKACDAVFGVTPPPAGRKLRELCNSIAYMEEHILHFYFLGGGDFVMGPAADYAVRNVFGIAQKLPDVARNVVKVRHMCAHMLEIIAGKSIHPAAAVPGGFSKPMTEAERQKLIPMAKEALELAKFSMEYAKKNIFPAYIEAVKTIGVIKTGFLGTVRSDGAMDLYDGKLRMMDPDGKYEDFEAKDYLDYISEHVEPWSFVKFPYNKKWGGFSMDPENPKGIYRVNTLARMNVADKISTPLAQAELEEFRATFGRPVQATLLFHWARLIEIQYNAEKTLELLNDPDITSPNTRVAATPRAARGVGCTEAPRGTLIHDYTTDEKGLVTAANLIVATCQNNAPINMSVKQAAKLLIKDGKYDQGILNTVEMTIRAYDPCLSCASHDLNGQLACKVDIVSADGQLIETLTNQ; from the coding sequence ATGAAAGAAATCGTAATTCAACCTGTCTCCCGTATCGAAGGCGGGGCAAAAATAACCATTCAACTCGATGATGCCGGTAACGTTGCCGACACCCAGGTAAATGTCCTGGAACTCCGGGGCTTCGAAAGATTTTGTATCGGGCGACCGGTCGAGGAAATGCCCCGAATTACCACCCGTATCTGCGGTGTTTGCCCGTGGTCACATCATCTGGCTTCCGCCAAGGCTTGCGATGCAGTCTTCGGGGTTACGCCTCCTCCGGCAGGGCGCAAACTGCGCGAACTGTGCAATAGCATCGCTTATATGGAAGAACACATCCTTCATTTCTATTTCCTGGGCGGGGGAGACTTCGTCATGGGGCCCGCCGCCGACTACGCCGTCAGAAATGTCTTCGGTATCGCTCAGAAACTTCCTGACGTAGCTCGCAACGTGGTCAAGGTCCGTCACATGTGCGCCCACATGCTTGAGATCATCGCCGGTAAGTCCATCCACCCAGCGGCGGCAGTTCCCGGGGGTTTTTCCAAACCAATGACCGAAGCAGAACGCCAGAAGCTTATACCAATGGCAAAAGAAGCTCTTGAACTGGCCAAATTCTCCATGGAATACGCGAAGAAAAACATTTTTCCCGCTTATATCGAAGCGGTTAAGACTATCGGGGTAATCAAAACCGGCTTCTTGGGTACCGTACGAAGCGATGGCGCCATGGACCTCTACGACGGCAAACTACGCATGATGGATCCTGACGGCAAGTACGAGGACTTCGAAGCCAAAGATTACCTCGACTACATTTCCGAGCACGTCGAGCCTTGGTCGTTCGTCAAGTTCCCATACAACAAGAAGTGGGGCGGATTCTCCATGGACCCGGAGAATCCCAAGGGCATTTACAGGGTCAACACCCTTGCTCGGATGAACGTTGCCGACAAGATATCAACTCCGCTGGCTCAGGCTGAACTTGAGGAATTCCGGGCGACTTTCGGTCGGCCGGTTCAGGCCACCTTACTTTTCCATTGGGCGCGCCTTATCGAGATCCAGTATAACGCCGAGAAAACACTCGAACTGCTAAATGATCCGGATATCACATCCCCTAACACCCGCGTTGCAGCAACACCCAGGGCAGCACGCGGTGTCGGTTGCACCGAGGCTCCGCGCGGTACCCTCATCCACGACTACACGACCGATGAAAAAGGCTTGGTGACTGCCGCCAACCTGATCGTGGCCACCTGCCAGAACAACGCGCCGATAAACATGTCGGTCAAGCAGGCCGCCAAGCTTCTTATTAAGGATGGCAAATACGACCAGGGCATCCTTAACACAGTGGAGATGACCATCCGAGCGTACGATCCATGCTTGTCCTGCGCCAGTCATGACCTGAACGGTCAATTGGCCTGCAAAGTGGATATCGTCAGTGCGGACGGGCAACTCATCGAGACATTGACCAACCAGTAA
- a CDS encoding methyl viologen-reducing hydrogenase: MVRVAEEWFAVCGGCEVSILDIGEPLLDLLPSLEFVHMPVLMDHKLFGQTGEKQHMEIPEADVGIVTGSIRNQENKELAEEMRRKCKIIISLGSCANFGGVPALGNMYNNADIFDMAYRKTASTEAGANPSQGLPALTDRVYSVNEVIKVDVSIPGCPPTPEWIASALTALLQGKSFSLPERSVCDDCPTVREKKAKVAIRRPLQAPEFTPGRYDNMRCMNEQGILCLGPATRTGCGGSEKTPRCIKAYMPCRGCFGPIRAGANPMVDMMGALSSVGLDPKQIEDRMATFNRFIGAGRLRPMPTR; the protein is encoded by the coding sequence ATGGTTCGTGTAGCGGAGGAATGGTTCGCTGTATGCGGTGGTTGCGAGGTGTCCATTCTGGACATAGGTGAGCCGCTACTTGATTTGCTCCCTAGCCTCGAATTTGTCCACATGCCGGTACTTATGGACCACAAGCTTTTTGGTCAAACCGGCGAAAAACAGCACATGGAGATTCCCGAAGCCGACGTCGGTATTGTCACCGGCAGTATCCGTAATCAGGAAAACAAGGAACTAGCTGAAGAAATGCGCCGAAAGTGCAAGATCATCATTTCTTTGGGTTCATGCGCGAATTTTGGCGGCGTCCCGGCCTTAGGGAACATGTACAACAACGCCGACATTTTCGATATGGCCTATCGCAAGACGGCTAGTACGGAAGCAGGAGCGAATCCGAGTCAAGGCTTGCCGGCGTTAACCGACCGGGTCTATTCCGTCAACGAAGTTATAAAAGTAGACGTCTCCATTCCCGGCTGTCCACCTACGCCAGAGTGGATCGCCAGTGCCTTGACCGCATTGCTGCAGGGAAAGAGTTTCAGCCTGCCGGAACGCAGCGTGTGTGATGACTGTCCTACCGTCAGGGAAAAGAAAGCAAAGGTTGCAATCCGCCGGCCGTTGCAGGCTCCAGAGTTTACTCCCGGACGTTATGACAACATGCGCTGCATGAACGAACAGGGTATCCTTTGCCTCGGTCCCGCCACTCGCACCGGCTGCGGTGGTTCCGAAAAGACACCCCGTTGCATAAAGGCCTACATGCCGTGCCGGGGGTGTTTCGGTCCGATACGCGCTGGAGCGAATCCCATGGTTGATATGATGGGCGCTCTATCCTCGGTCGGACTGGATCCGAAGCAGATCGAAGACCGCATGGCGACTTTTAACCGCTTCATTGGCGCCGGGCGGCTACGCCCGATGCCGACCCGCTAA
- a CDS encoding hydrogenase iron-sulfur subunit codes for MTTMDKNEIQSDAGYQPLIICFACNWCSYAAADLAGVSRIQYPPNVRIIRVMCSGMVHPNLVIDALTKGADGVLMCGCHPGDCHYREGNLRAESRAEAIKLMLQDFGLEQERYRLEWVSASEGARFAQVVTDMVADLKKLGPSPYKM; via the coding sequence ATGACGACTATGGACAAAAACGAGATTCAGAGTGACGCCGGCTATCAACCGCTTATCATCTGCTTTGCCTGCAATTGGTGCTCCTACGCTGCGGCCGACTTAGCCGGCGTATCACGCATACAGTATCCGCCGAATGTCCGTATCATCCGGGTTATGTGCTCTGGAATGGTGCATCCTAACCTTGTAATCGATGCGCTGACAAAGGGTGCTGACGGGGTATTAATGTGTGGGTGCCATCCCGGGGATTGTCATTACCGAGAGGGCAACCTGCGGGCCGAATCAAGGGCGGAAGCCATCAAGTTAATGTTGCAGGATTTCGGGTTAGAACAAGAACGTTACCGCCTGGAATGGGTATCGGCCTCCGAAGGAGCACGTTTTGCTCAGGTAGTGACCGATATGGTAGCCGATTTAAAGAAACTGGGTCCTAGCCCATACAAAATGTAA